From the genome of Gemmatimonas phototrophica, one region includes:
- a CDS encoding hybrid sensor histidine kinase/response regulator — translation MPAGWVLPSPLHTRRLLGFALATFLAHALSLSFIRFGGPLAPAWPPVGLALAALISLPRSHRPLIIGGYIAIDTVSNLLQGFATPPAIAYLGVSLGEMLLAEALLRRFASLPLRFARLRDVFVLLAATGGATALASIPSAFIARSFSGAPFLESAAVWWVGDVIAFVVITPLTVLVLDRPPSRAPGRTPVGWALETLLMLVVILAASVGSYLERGLVGEVNMGPYMMVVPVLWATLRFGQIGAMLSVLEIAAVGMTMLMADHPLAFGGNTPAGSLIVLQVFLGVLAITSLVLATALREQQETALENARVVEALKTSEQRLRQSQKMEAIGQLAGGVAHDFNNVLAAVMMQLEELRLVREMPRVARELITDVETSVQRAARLTRQLLVFSRQQAMQSQVLDLNTLVRTHAKLLKRVVPTSHTLSVSCHPGPLVVSADSGMVEQVLLNLVLNARDALPQGGSIVIATALREQTSTAPDLPAGRYAVLSVRDNGTGIADEHMPRLFEPFFTTKPPGQGTGLGLATAYGIVQQHKGTLRATSILGRGTTMDVWIPLSNEPLPADLVAGGEALSHDSGEHQLRASVLVVEDEPTVRRLMERVLEREGYVVYSASTGAEALEWCARKGTTLDLVITDLVMPGGMSGTALGRELRQLFPELPVVYTSGYDPEYDPSDVTMLPGENFIPKPASTEQILAVVKRQLALRTR, via the coding sequence ATGCCAGCAGGTTGGGTACTGCCGTCGCCGCTCCACACTCGTCGCCTGCTGGGCTTTGCCCTCGCGACGTTTCTGGCGCACGCGCTCTCCCTCTCCTTCATCCGCTTTGGCGGTCCGCTCGCCCCCGCTTGGCCGCCCGTTGGTCTCGCCCTCGCCGCGCTCATTTCGCTCCCGCGCAGCCACCGGCCACTGATCATTGGTGGCTACATCGCCATCGATACGGTCTCCAATCTGTTGCAGGGCTTCGCGACCCCTCCGGCCATTGCCTACCTCGGGGTGAGTCTGGGCGAAATGCTGCTTGCCGAGGCGCTGCTGCGACGCTTTGCCTCCTTGCCGCTTCGCTTCGCCCGCCTGCGCGATGTTTTTGTGCTCCTCGCCGCAACCGGTGGTGCCACCGCACTCGCCAGCATTCCGTCTGCATTCATCGCCCGCTCTTTCAGTGGCGCGCCGTTCCTCGAATCAGCGGCCGTGTGGTGGGTTGGCGACGTGATTGCCTTTGTCGTCATCACCCCGCTTACGGTCCTCGTGCTCGACCGGCCGCCCTCGCGTGCGCCGGGGCGGACCCCGGTGGGGTGGGCGCTGGAAACGCTCCTCATGCTGGTGGTGATTCTCGCGGCATCGGTTGGGTCGTACCTGGAGCGAGGGCTGGTTGGTGAAGTGAATATGGGCCCCTACATGATGGTGGTCCCGGTGCTCTGGGCCACGCTGCGGTTCGGGCAGATTGGCGCCATGCTGTCGGTACTGGAGATCGCCGCAGTGGGCATGACAATGCTCATGGCCGATCACCCGTTGGCGTTTGGGGGTAATACCCCGGCCGGCTCCCTCATTGTGCTCCAGGTGTTTTTGGGCGTGCTCGCCATTACGTCGCTCGTGCTGGCCACCGCGCTGCGTGAGCAGCAGGAAACAGCCCTTGAGAATGCCCGCGTGGTGGAGGCGCTAAAGACCAGCGAGCAACGGCTCCGCCAAAGCCAGAAAATGGAAGCCATTGGCCAGCTGGCCGGCGGCGTGGCGCACGACTTCAACAACGTGCTCGCCGCCGTCATGATGCAACTGGAGGAGTTGCGATTGGTGCGCGAGATGCCCCGCGTTGCCCGCGAACTCATCACCGATGTGGAAACATCGGTACAGCGCGCCGCGCGACTCACCCGACAGCTGCTGGTCTTCAGCCGTCAGCAGGCCATGCAATCGCAGGTGCTCGACCTCAATACGCTGGTGCGCACGCACGCCAAACTGCTCAAGCGTGTGGTTCCCACATCGCACACGCTTTCCGTGTCGTGTCACCCGGGCCCGCTGGTGGTCTCGGCCGACAGCGGCATGGTGGAGCAGGTGCTGCTGAATCTGGTGCTCAACGCGCGCGATGCACTGCCCCAGGGGGGCAGCATTGTGATAGCCACCGCCCTGCGTGAACAGACCAGTACGGCGCCTGACTTGCCCGCCGGTCGTTACGCGGTGCTCAGTGTGCGAGACAACGGCACCGGCATTGCCGACGAGCACATGCCACGGTTGTTCGAGCCATTCTTTACCACCAAGCCGCCGGGACAGGGAACGGGGCTCGGTCTCGCGACCGCGTACGGCATTGTGCAGCAGCATAAAGGGACGCTGCGTGCCACATCCATCTTGGGCCGCGGGACCACCATGGACGTCTGGATCCCGCTCTCCAACGAACCACTGCCAGCGGATCTCGTCGCCGGCGGCGAGGCGCTCAGTCACGATTCGGGGGAGCACCAGCTCCGGGCCTCGGTGCTGGTGGTGGAAGATGAGCCTACGGTGCGTCGGCTCATGGAACGGGTGCTCGAACGTGAGGGGTATGTCGTGTATTCGGCGTCCACGGGCGCCGAGGCGCTGGAATGGTGTGCGCGAAAGGGGACGACCCTCGATCTGGTCATTACGGATCTGGTCATGCCGGGCGGCATGAGCGGCACGGCGCTGGGGCGCGAGCTGCGACAATTGTTCCCCGAACTCCCCGTGGTGTACACCAGCGGGTACGATCCCGAATACGACCCGTCCGACGTGACCATGCTGCCAGGGGAGAACTTCATTCCCAAGCCGGCCAGTACGGAGCAGATCCTGGCGGTGGTCAAACGCCAGCTGGCGCTCCGCACCCGCTAA
- a CDS encoding putative sulfate/molybdate transporter, protein MGCGRDYQKVEPLTVRRIGNTYGLMNLIAAPLGGLPVCHGSGGVVGHHFFGARTGGSAVIYGMALVAAGFFLVGDPAAFQRLVPGPILGALLLVEAITVLLLVRDQWHTPTAFALAIACGVTAAFAPYGYAVALLGGTFVGRVMRRRPEPHVPA, encoded by the coding sequence GTGGGTTGTGGGCGTGATTACCAAAAAGTGGAACCACTCACGGTCCGCCGGATCGGCAATACCTACGGCCTCATGAATCTGATCGCAGCCCCTCTGGGCGGGCTGCCAGTCTGCCACGGCTCCGGTGGCGTGGTGGGCCATCACTTCTTTGGCGCCCGCACCGGCGGCAGTGCCGTGATCTACGGAATGGCATTGGTCGCGGCCGGATTCTTCCTCGTGGGAGACCCCGCCGCGTTCCAACGACTGGTGCCCGGCCCCATCCTCGGCGCGCTGCTCCTCGTCGAAGCCATCACGGTGCTGCTCCTGGTCCGGGATCAATGGCACACCCCGACCGCGTTTGCCCTCGCGATAGCCTGCGGGGTCACCGCCGCCTTCGCCCCCTACGGGTATGCGGTCGCGCTGTTGGGCGGTACATTCGTGGGACGCGTCATGCGACGTCGTCCGGAGCCCCATGTCCCTGCCTGA
- a CDS encoding IS3 family transposase (programmed frameshift): MKKSRFTEAQIVAVLHEWDAGAKTADLVRRHGVTEQTLYRWKKKYGGLQVSEAKRLKALEEENRQLKRLVADQALNLQVVKDLLGKKLVTPEQRRTVVEHAMESAGLSERQACRYTGFARSSQRYQSTKDDAALGERLRTLAILRPRWGYRRLYRLLRREGLRVNRKRVQRVYREAGLHVRQRPRKRVALERVPKLAISGANQRWSMDFVSDALADGRRFRNLTVVEDATRECLVIEVERSLPAERVIAALDRVARSRGYAPSIVCDNGPEFHSEALDQWADHHGITLAFIEPGRPVQNAFIESFNGRFRDECLNEHWFLDLADAKATIEAWRLDYNTVRPHGQLGGRTPDEYVAYLQDQLHAVHS, encoded by the exons ATGAAGAAGAGTCGGTTTACGGAGGCCCAGATCGTGGCGGTGCTGCACGAGTGGGACGCGGGGGCGAAGACGGCGGACTTGGTACGGCGCCACGGGGTCACTGAGCAAACGCTGTATCGCTGGAAGAAGAAGTACGGTGGCCTGCAGGTTTCGGAAGCGAAACGGCTGAAAGCGCTCGAGGAAGAGAATCGGCAGCTCAAGCGGCTCGTGGCGGACCAAGCGCTGAATCTCCAGGTGGTGAAAGACCTGCTGGGAAAAAAGT TGGTGACGCCCGAGCAGCGGCGGACGGTCGTCGAGCACGCGATGGAATCCGCCGGCCTCTCGGAGCGCCAAGCGTGCCGCTACACGGGCTTCGCGCGCTCGTCGCAGCGCTACCAGTCGACCAAGGATGATGCGGCGCTGGGCGAGCGCCTGCGGACGCTGGCAATCCTGCGCCCGCGGTGGGGCTATCGCCGGCTGTATCGGTTGCTGCGCCGCGAAGGGCTGCGGGTCAATCGCAAGCGCGTGCAGCGCGTCTACCGCGAGGCCGGGCTGCACGTGCGCCAGCGACCACGGAAGCGTGTGGCACTCGAGCGCGTCCCCAAGCTGGCCATCAGCGGGGCCAACCAGCGATGGAGCATGGATTTCGTCAGCGATGCGTTGGCCGATGGGCGCCGGTTTCGGAATCTGACCGTGGTGGAGGACGCGACGCGGGAGTGCCTCGTCATCGAGGTGGAGCGCTCGCTGCCGGCCGAGCGCGTCATCGCGGCGCTGGATCGCGTGGCGCGGTCGCGCGGCTACGCGCCCAGCATCGTGTGCGACAACGGGCCCGAGTTCCACAGTGAAGCGCTGGATCAGTGGGCCGATCACCACGGTATCACACTGGCGTTCATCGAACCAGGACGTCCCGTGCAGAATGCCTTCATCGAGAGCTTCAATGGACGCTTCCGGGACGAGTGCCTGAACGAGCATTGGTTCCTCGACCTGGCCGATGCCAAGGCCACCATTGAAGCATGGCGACTGGACTACAACACGGTCCGTCCGCATGGACAACTGGGAGGAAGAACACCAGACGAATACGTCGCGTACCTGCAGGATCAGCTACACGCTGTACATTCTTGA
- a CDS encoding putative sulfate/molybdate transporter, translating into MPTPLSFSRNELAGAFGDLGTDLPLLVGVVMATGMDAPAAFVAFGLLQIGSGLIYRLPMPVQPLKAMAAIAIAGKIAPALLAAGGLIVGFTMLALANSGALEWIARTVPKAVVRGIQVGLGLQLLNLALTRFIPGGGTSGWLLAAAAIGLIVALRGNRRLPAGIAVLALGLTWAAFNWPQDFPELWGFQLPSLPTRWPTPNEFGRAALLLALPQIALSLGNSVLATKQVVADLFPDRAPLTVSRIGNTYGLMNLLAAPLGGLPVCHGSGGIAAHYFFGARTGGSAVIYGGALVLAGLFLVGAPSAFQRLVPGPILGALLIVEALTVLLLVRDQWRTPAAFALSIACGLTAAFAPYGYAVALLGGAFVGRVMRRQMESSVPS; encoded by the coding sequence ATGCCCACACCCCTCTCCTTCTCCCGTAACGAACTCGCCGGTGCGTTCGGTGACCTCGGCACCGATCTCCCCCTTTTGGTCGGGGTGGTGATGGCCACAGGCATGGACGCCCCCGCCGCGTTTGTGGCCTTCGGGTTACTTCAGATCGGTTCGGGGCTCATTTACCGGCTCCCTATGCCGGTGCAGCCGCTCAAGGCCATGGCTGCGATTGCCATTGCCGGGAAAATTGCGCCCGCGCTCCTCGCGGCGGGGGGGCTCATCGTCGGCTTCACCATGCTCGCGCTGGCCAATTCCGGCGCCCTAGAATGGATTGCCCGCACCGTTCCCAAAGCGGTGGTGCGCGGTATTCAGGTGGGACTGGGGCTTCAGCTGCTCAACCTAGCCCTCACTCGCTTCATTCCGGGAGGAGGCACCAGCGGATGGCTGCTCGCCGCCGCCGCCATTGGCCTTATTGTCGCTTTGCGCGGAAACCGACGCCTACCTGCGGGCATTGCCGTTCTGGCACTCGGGCTCACTTGGGCCGCCTTCAACTGGCCCCAAGACTTCCCCGAACTTTGGGGCTTCCAGCTCCCTTCGCTGCCTACCCGCTGGCCAACCCCCAATGAATTTGGACGCGCCGCCCTGCTGCTCGCGCTCCCACAAATTGCGCTCTCCCTAGGCAATTCTGTGCTCGCCACCAAACAGGTAGTGGCTGACTTGTTTCCTGATCGAGCCCCCCTCACGGTAAGCCGCATTGGAAACACCTACGGCCTCATGAATCTCCTCGCCGCCCCGTTGGGTGGGCTACCGGTCTGTCACGGGTCGGGCGGTATTGCTGCTCACTACTTCTTTGGCGCCCGCACCGGCGGCAGCGCCGTGATTTACGGAGGGGCGCTGGTGTTGGCGGGGCTCTTTCTCGTGGGAGCGCCCAGCGCCTTCCAGCGCCTGGTGCCCGGCCCTATCCTTGGGGCGCTCCTAATCGTGGAGGCCCTCACCGTGCTCCTTTTGGTCCGGGATCAATGGCGCACCCCGGCGGCGTTTGCTCTCTCGATCGCCTGCGGCCTGACTGCCGCCTTCGCTCCTTACGGGTATGCCGTCGCCTTATTGGGAGGTGCGTTCGTAGGCCGTGTCATGCGACGTCAGATGGAGTCATCTGTCCCCAGTTGA
- a CDS encoding IS3 family transposase (programmed frameshift) — protein MRTSKYSPEQIAQALRQAESGTPIAEICRKLQVTAQTFYRWKKKFGELGTPEVRELRQLGEENRKLKRLVADLSLDKTILQDSPAKRMLSPAQRRTWVRWVQEAYAVSERLACDAGGVARSSVRYASSAAPQEPLRQRLRELAQTRVAYGYRRLHVLLCREGWPVNHKRVQRLYQDEGLTQHRKRPKRRRSAVPRAARLLPGAANERWAMDFIHDQLADGTAFRVLSIVDLYTRECVGLVPAIRLRADDVVAMLSRLRDERGIPTITQCDNGAEFTSVALDHWCCWNQVRVDFSRPGKPTDNAAFESFHNSFRRECLTQHYLIDIIDAQQQIEQYRSEYNNDRPHSSLGNVPPAHFWAAMAITASVSSSA, from the exons ATGCGGACCAGCAAGTACAGCCCGGAGCAGATCGCGCAGGCCCTGCGGCAGGCCGAGAGTGGCACGCCCATCGCGGAAATCTGCCGCAAGCTCCAGGTCACGGCGCAGACGTTCTACCGGTGGAAAAAGAAGTTCGGCGAGCTCGGCACCCCTGAGGTGCGCGAGCTGCGGCAGCTCGGGGAAGAAAACCGGAAGCTGAAACGGCTGGTCGCCGATCTCAGCCTCGACAAGACGATTTTGCAGGACTCCC CTGCGAAAAGAATGCTGAGCCCAGCGCAGCGGCGGACGTGGGTGCGCTGGGTGCAGGAGGCGTATGCGGTCTCGGAGCGCCTGGCCTGTGATGCCGGCGGCGTCGCGCGCTCGAGCGTCCGCTACGCGAGTAGTGCGGCCCCGCAGGAGCCGCTGCGGCAGCGCCTGCGCGAGTTAGCACAGACGCGGGTGGCCTACGGGTATCGGCGTTTGCATGTGCTCCTGTGTCGCGAGGGCTGGCCCGTCAATCACAAGCGCGTGCAGCGGCTGTATCAGGACGAAGGGCTCACGCAGCACCGCAAACGACCGAAGCGACGCCGCAGCGCCGTACCTCGCGCTGCGCGCTTGCTGCCGGGCGCCGCCAACGAACGCTGGGCTATGGACTTCATCCACGATCAACTCGCCGATGGCACCGCGTTCCGCGTGCTGAGCATCGTCGATCTCTACACGCGCGAATGCGTCGGGCTCGTGCCGGCCATCCGGCTTCGCGCGGACGATGTGGTGGCCATGCTGAGCCGACTGCGCGACGAGCGTGGCATCCCCACGATCACTCAGTGCGACAATGGTGCCGAGTTCACGTCGGTCGCGCTCGACCACTGGTGCTGCTGGAATCAGGTGCGCGTTGACTTCAGTCGGCCTGGCAAACCGACCGACAACGCGGCCTTCGAAAGCTTCCACAACAGCTTCCGACGTGAGTGCCTCACGCAGCATTACCTTATCGATATCATCGACGCCCAACAGCAGATCGAGCAGTACCGGTCCGAGTACAATAACGACCGGCCCCACAGCAGCTTAGGTAACGTGCCACCGGCCCACTTCTGGGCCGCCATGGCGATCACCGCCAGCGTCTCCAGCTCCGCATAA
- a CDS encoding phosphatase PAP2 family protein → MSYSDEEINTSSRPIVTTNHSSRVSQPSIVFLGALGLGAISLGFIPLAQFATLLAIGLPFWYSRENKQFIRVGLLYFIHIGALAIFVGLRSYADETARPVIVEAPITFDLWLGNGQLPTHMLQQWLYSEGDVAWYDQLMAVLYAGHFFVIWLAALFLWAKDEVRFSAFMLSNVLCYFISLAVHFAYPTAPPWLASQNEVIENVSRIFLKVGSELSPEAVKKGIDISGNDVAAMPSVHMMVTWLVFLSAARIHLVVSILAGIYALLMLWGIVYGGEHYLVDALMGIAMASFGWWTTHRVIRGRSDTKSRN, encoded by the coding sequence ATGTCTTATTCAGACGAAGAAATCAATACAAGTAGCCGACCGATAGTTACAACTAACCATTCGAGCAGGGTTTCTCAACCGAGCATAGTATTCCTCGGTGCGTTAGGGCTTGGTGCAATTAGTTTGGGATTCATTCCGTTGGCTCAGTTTGCGACGCTTCTCGCCATTGGATTACCCTTTTGGTATTCAAGGGAGAATAAGCAGTTCATAAGAGTTGGGTTGTTATATTTTATCCACATTGGCGCTCTGGCGATATTTGTCGGCCTCCGAAGTTACGCGGACGAGACGGCACGCCCAGTGATTGTTGAGGCACCTATCACTTTTGATCTCTGGTTGGGCAATGGTCAACTTCCAACGCACATGCTACAGCAGTGGCTGTATAGCGAAGGCGATGTAGCATGGTATGATCAGCTCATGGCCGTTCTGTATGCCGGCCATTTTTTTGTTATCTGGCTTGCTGCGTTGTTCCTGTGGGCTAAAGATGAAGTGAGATTTTCTGCATTTATGCTGTCAAATGTACTTTGCTACTTCATTTCATTAGCTGTTCACTTCGCCTACCCGACGGCGCCACCGTGGCTTGCATCCCAGAACGAAGTCATAGAAAACGTTTCGCGAATTTTCCTGAAAGTTGGTAGCGAGCTTTCTCCCGAAGCCGTCAAGAAAGGAATAGATATTTCAGGGAATGATGTAGCAGCGATGCCGTCGGTACATATGATGGTGACTTGGCTCGTCTTTCTATCCGCAGCTAGAATCCACCTAGTAGTCTCGATACTTGCGGGCATATATGCGCTGCTCATGCTCTGGGGTATCGTTTACGGTGGTGAGCATTACCTAGTCGATGCCCTGATGGGAATCGCTATGGCGTCTTTCGGTTGGTGGACTACGCATCGTGTAATCCGTGGCCGATCAGATACCAAGTCTCGAAATTGA
- a CDS encoding class I SAM-dependent methyltransferase: protein MKYLDRVLQRWRIRVALAHVPHGAEVCDLGTFDGALFVEGANKGIWGVGVDPEIHRTLELPPRVTLVEGYFPDAVDPDRRFDAIVALAVMEHIPPDAQLALLSAIRDRLRPGGLLIMTVPSPLVDWILPVLKFLGLIDGQKLEQHYGMVVLELKSNCTKSTLELKVHSNFQLGLNNILVFRRT from the coding sequence GGGTCCTTCAGCGTTGGCGCATTCGTGTGGCCCTGGCACACGTGCCGCATGGTGCCGAGGTGTGCGACCTTGGCACGTTCGACGGGGCGCTGTTTGTAGAGGGTGCGAACAAAGGGATCTGGGGCGTTGGCGTGGACCCGGAAATTCACCGAACGCTGGAGCTCCCGCCGCGAGTCACCTTGGTGGAGGGGTACTTCCCCGATGCTGTGGATCCTGACCGTCGATTCGACGCGATCGTCGCCCTGGCGGTCATGGAGCACATTCCGCCGGACGCGCAACTCGCACTGTTGTCTGCCATACGGGACCGGCTCCGCCCGGGCGGGCTTCTCATCATGACGGTGCCGTCGCCGCTGGTCGACTGGATTCTGCCGGTGCTCAAGTTCCTGGGATTGATTGATGGGCAGAAGCTTGAGCAACACTATGGAATGGTAGTTCTTGAACTAAAAAGCAACTGCACGAAAAGCACGCTTGAACTAAAGGTTCACTCAAATTTTCAACTAGGACTAAACAATATCTTGGTCTTTCGAAGAACATAG